The following proteins are co-located in the Pedobacter frigiditerrae genome:
- a CDS encoding MFS transporter, with protein MKTFHITWLTFFFCFFAWFGMAPLMKIAREQLHLTKDQVGNIQIASVSATIIARLLIGRLIDKFGPKLIYTWLLVICAIPVLLIGTSQSYTSFLLFRLAIGVIGASFVITQFHTSIMFAPNIKGTANATAGGFGNAGGGAANFFMPLIASGFTALGLCSTQDSWRFAMVIPGVMLLVCAYLYHRYTLDSPKGDFKDLPATEKTTKNTFLIAAKDYRTWILTIAYAACFGVEITVDNFAPIFFTDSFGSTIAIAGMVAGIFGWINIFARPLGGIVADKIGKTWGFDGKTLLLSILLLVEGIGIVWFAKSGNISMAILMMFIFGMSLKMANGATYSLVPFINPLAVGSVAGIVGAGGNIGAMLIAFLFKAKATHVVKNVVENGVTVQKDLIDYTAAFTLLGYIILGIGIAVLVFRTVTAQKGSGVEDLNMATAK; from the coding sequence ATGAAAACCTTTCACATTACTTGGCTTACTTTTTTCTTTTGTTTTTTTGCATGGTTTGGGATGGCTCCCTTAATGAAAATTGCAAGAGAACAACTGCATCTTACTAAAGACCAAGTTGGTAACATTCAAATTGCATCAGTGTCTGCCACCATTATTGCCCGTTTATTAATCGGTAGGTTAATAGATAAATTTGGACCAAAATTAATATATACTTGGTTATTGGTTATTTGCGCCATACCTGTTTTGTTAATTGGTACTAGTCAATCCTACACTTCTTTTTTACTGTTCAGATTAGCAATTGGCGTTATAGGCGCATCATTTGTAATTACCCAATTTCATACTTCGATCATGTTTGCGCCAAACATTAAAGGCACAGCTAATGCCACTGCTGGTGGTTTTGGTAATGCTGGTGGTGGAGCAGCTAACTTTTTTATGCCTTTAATTGCATCTGGCTTTACAGCGCTTGGTCTTTGTAGTACCCAGGATAGCTGGAGATTTGCCATGGTTATACCAGGGGTGATGTTATTAGTTTGCGCTTATTTATATCATCGTTATACGTTGGATAGTCCCAAAGGTGATTTTAAAGACTTGCCTGCGACTGAAAAAACCACAAAAAATACCTTCTTAATTGCGGCTAAAGATTACCGTACTTGGATTTTAACTATTGCCTACGCTGCTTGTTTTGGCGTAGAAATTACGGTAGACAATTTTGCACCAATCTTTTTTACAGATTCATTCGGTTCTACCATTGCCATAGCAGGTATGGTAGCTGGTATTTTCGGTTGGATTAATATTTTCGCCAGGCCACTAGGCGGGATCGTTGCTGATAAAATAGGCAAGACTTGGGGCTTTGACGGTAAAACACTTTTGCTTTCTATTTTACTTTTAGTAGAGGGTATTGGCATTGTGTGGTTTGCTAAATCTGGTAACATTAGCATGGCTATTTTAATGATGTTCATTTTTGGCATGAGTTTAAAAATGGCCAATGGGGCAACTTACAGTTTAGTGCCTTTTATTAATCCATTAGCTGTAGGAAGTGTAGCAGGTATTGTAGGCGCTGGTGGCAACATAGGAGCCATGTTAATTGCATTTTTGTTTAAAGCCAAAGCAACACATGTTGTTAAAAACGTAGTAGAAAATGGGGTCACCGTTCAAAAAGACTTGATTGATTATACGGCAGCTTTCACCTTGCTGGGTTATATTATATTAGGAATTGGAATTGCAGTGCTTGTTTTTAGAACCGTTACCGCACAAAAAGGCTCAGGAGTTGAAGACTTGAATATGGCGACTGCTAAGTAG
- the nirD gene encoding nitrite reductase small subunit NirD, translating into MTETSNWLAACRVEDAVENGGVCVKNGEEQIALFYFKRRNEWFATQNECPHRKQMALSRGMIGSTTDEPKVACPFHKKTFSLHTGECLSGDECAIKTYPVKIDNGIVYIGKFPK; encoded by the coding sequence ATGACAGAAACATCAAATTGGTTAGCAGCTTGCCGAGTCGAAGATGCCGTAGAAAATGGCGGCGTTTGCGTAAAAAATGGTGAAGAACAAATTGCCCTTTTTTATTTTAAAAGAAGAAATGAATGGTTTGCAACGCAGAATGAATGTCCGCACCGCAAACAGATGGCTTTAAGCCGTGGAATGATTGGATCTACTACCGACGAACCAAAGGTAGCCTGCCCATTCCATAAAAAGACTTTTTCACTTCATACGGGAGAATGTTTAAGTGGCGATGAATGCGCCATTAAAACCTACCCTGTAAAAATTGATAACGGAATTGTCTACATTGGGAAATTCCCAAAATAA
- the nirB gene encoding nitrite reductase large subunit NirB — MKKTQIIVIGNGMVGYKFCEKLKSKSESFDLIVFGEECRRAYDRVHLSEYFNGKTAEDLSLSTATWYKEQNITLFLSNPIVKIDRDFKMVYAADGLSYTYDYLVFATGSAAFVPTIPGVEKDGVFVYRTIEDLELISEFAKKAKIGAVIGGGLLGLEAAKALIDLGIEQTHIIEFAPRLMPRQIDAAGSEMLKSKLADLGLKIHLNKNTTSIEGEEKITAMQFSDDTKLEVDMLVISAGIKPRDELAKACGIEVGSRGGILVNEKMQTSDPSVFAIGECALYDGMIYGLIAPGYEMAEVLAANLCEGAKEFTGFDMSTKLKLIGIDVASFGDNFIDEPDCRTIIFENKHKGIYSRINVSNDGQHLLGGILIGDATAYNMLLQTVNNKIVIPENPEELIFGSRSGGDGADGAGIVGLPDSALICSCEGVSKGDICGAVTNQNCENLDDIKKCTKAGTGCGGCIPMVKDLMVHTFKSQGKYVKNVICEHFNYSRQELFDLIHIHELKSYDEVLNEFGKNDGCEVCKPLVSSLLASLWNEMILKKGNDVAQDSNDRFLANIQKGGSYSVVPRVPGGEITPDKLIVIGEVAKKYNLYTKITGGQRIDLFGAHVNDLPVIWEELIAAGFESGHAYGKALRTVKSCVGSTWCRFGLHDSVSYAIRIEERYRGIRAPHKLKSAVSGCIRECAEAQSKDFGIIATEKGWNLYVCGNGGSKPQHALLLATDLDSDTCIKYIDRFLMFYIRTADPLTRTATWLNKMEGGIDYLRNVIINDSLGMAAQWEQEMENLVNSYKCEWKEAIENPAIRKRFSHFVNAPEEKDPTIEFVDMRGQKRVAEWNTSNQI, encoded by the coding sequence ATGAAAAAAACTCAAATTATCGTGATTGGAAATGGAATGGTGGGATATAAGTTCTGCGAAAAGCTAAAATCTAAGTCTGAGTCTTTTGATTTAATTGTTTTTGGTGAAGAATGCAGAAGAGCTTATGATCGTGTTCATTTAAGTGAGTATTTTAATGGTAAAACAGCAGAAGATCTTTCTTTATCTACAGCAACATGGTATAAAGAACAAAATATTACACTTTTCTTAAGTAATCCGATTGTTAAGATAGACCGCGATTTTAAAATGGTGTATGCTGCAGATGGTTTAAGTTATACTTATGACTATTTAGTGTTCGCTACAGGTTCTGCTGCTTTTGTGCCAACTATTCCTGGTGTAGAGAAAGATGGTGTTTTTGTTTATCGTACCATTGAAGATTTAGAATTAATAAGCGAATTTGCTAAAAAGGCAAAAATCGGTGCTGTAATAGGTGGTGGTTTATTGGGTTTAGAAGCAGCAAAGGCTTTAATAGATTTAGGAATTGAACAAACTCACATTATTGAGTTTGCTCCTCGTTTAATGCCTAGACAAATAGACGCTGCTGGTAGTGAAATGCTAAAATCTAAATTGGCAGATCTAGGATTAAAAATTCATTTGAATAAAAATACAACAAGTATAGAAGGTGAGGAAAAAATTACCGCCATGCAGTTTAGTGATGATACAAAACTAGAAGTGGACATGTTGGTTATTTCGGCAGGTATTAAGCCAAGGGATGAATTAGCTAAAGCTTGTGGTATTGAGGTTGGATCGAGAGGTGGCATTTTGGTGAACGAGAAAATGCAAACTAGCGACCCATCTGTATTTGCCATTGGCGAGTGTGCCTTATATGATGGCATGATCTACGGCTTAATCGCTCCAGGTTATGAAATGGCAGAAGTGTTAGCTGCTAATTTGTGCGAAGGAGCTAAAGAGTTTACCGGTTTTGACATGAGTACCAAACTTAAGCTGATAGGGATTGATGTGGCGAGCTTTGGTGATAATTTTATTGATGAACCAGATTGTAGAACGATCATTTTTGAAAATAAACATAAAGGAATTTACAGCCGAATAAATGTAAGTAATGATGGACAACACCTTTTAGGAGGTATATTGATTGGTGATGCAACAGCGTACAACATGCTGTTGCAAACTGTCAATAACAAAATCGTTATACCAGAAAACCCAGAAGAATTGATTTTTGGTAGTAGAAGTGGCGGCGATGGAGCTGATGGTGCTGGAATTGTAGGCTTACCAGATTCTGCATTAATCTGTAGTTGTGAGGGCGTAAGCAAAGGAGATATCTGTGGAGCGGTAACTAATCAAAACTGCGAAAACCTAGACGATATTAAAAAATGCACAAAAGCAGGTACCGGTTGCGGTGGTTGTATCCCTATGGTTAAGGATTTAATGGTACATACTTTTAAATCGCAGGGCAAATATGTTAAAAATGTAATTTGCGAACACTTTAATTATAGTAGACAAGAGCTTTTTGACTTGATTCATATCCACGAACTGAAAAGTTATGATGAAGTTTTAAACGAATTTGGTAAAAATGATGGTTGTGAGGTTTGTAAACCTTTGGTCTCTTCGTTATTGGCAAGTTTGTGGAATGAAATGATCTTGAAAAAAGGAAACGATGTTGCTCAAGATAGTAATGATCGTTTTTTGGCGAACATACAAAAAGGTGGGTCATATTCTGTGGTTCCTCGAGTTCCAGGGGGGGAAATTACTCCAGATAAATTAATTGTCATCGGCGAGGTAGCCAAAAAATATAATCTCTATACCAAAATTACTGGAGGACAACGCATTGACTTGTTTGGTGCACATGTTAATGATCTTCCAGTTATTTGGGAAGAGCTAATTGCTGCAGGTTTTGAAAGTGGCCACGCTTACGGCAAGGCTTTAAGAACCGTTAAAAGTTGCGTTGGTAGCACTTGGTGCAGGTTTGGCTTACACGATAGTGTAAGTTATGCCATAAGAATTGAAGAAAGATATAGGGGGATTAGGGCGCCACATAAATTGAAATCGGCTGTTAGTGGTTGTATTAGAGAATGTGCCGAAGCCCAAAGCAAGGATTTTGGGATCATTGCAACAGAAAAAGGGTGGAATTTGTATGTGTGTGGAAATGGAGGTAGCAAACCGCAACATGCTTTACTGTTGGCTACAGATTTAGATAGTGATACTTGCATCAAATACATCGATCGTTTTTTAATGTTCTATATCCGTACTGCTGATCCATTAACTAGAACAGCAACTTGGCTAAATAAAATGGAAGGCGGAATTGATTATTTGCGCAATGTGATCATCAATGATAGTTTAGGAATGGCGGCACAGTGGGAGCAAGAAATGGAAAATTTAGTTAATTCATACAAATGCGAATGGAAGGAAGCCATTGAAAATCCTGCCATCAGAAAAAGATTTTCTCACTTTGTAAATGCACCAGAAGAGAAAGACCCAACTATAGAATTTGTTGATATGCGTGGACAGAAACGCGTAGCAGAATGGAATACTTCTAACCAAATATAA
- the cobA gene encoding uroporphyrinogen-III C-methyltransferase, producing the protein MEAKTNDFEVFIVGGGPGDPELITMKAYNVLKRADVVLYDNLSNKDLLEIAPKSCKMVYVGKQPYGCYTPQEEINRLIVAHTKTHKVIVRLKGGDPYIFGRGFEELLYAEEQGIKATYIPGISSMQGAGFMDIPLTHRGISESVWMITGTKKDGSLSNDLKCAMKSSATVVIYMGMKKMDEISSTYIKGGLGSMPAAIIQNATLAHQKQVICEVKDLSEAATREGLAYPAIIIIGNVVKAREVIYEAQNRLLAV; encoded by the coding sequence ATGGAAGCAAAAACAAACGATTTTGAAGTATTTATTGTAGGAGGTGGTCCTGGTGACCCAGAATTAATTACAATGAAGGCATATAATGTATTAAAAAGAGCAGATGTTGTTCTTTATGACAACTTAAGTAACAAAGATTTACTAGAGATAGCACCAAAGTCTTGCAAAATGGTCTATGTTGGCAAACAACCTTATGGATGTTATACTCCTCAAGAAGAAATTAATAGACTAATTGTAGCTCACACCAAAACTCATAAAGTTATTGTAAGGCTAAAAGGAGGCGATCCTTATATTTTCGGAAGAGGCTTTGAAGAATTATTATATGCAGAAGAACAGGGTATCAAGGCAACTTACATCCCTGGTATTAGTAGCATGCAAGGCGCTGGTTTCATGGACATACCTTTAACACATAGAGGAATAAGCGAAAGTGTTTGGATGATTACTGGAACAAAAAAAGATGGCAGCCTTTCTAACGACTTAAAATGCGCCATGAAAAGTTCGGCTACAGTAGTTATATATATGGGCATGAAAAAAATGGACGAAATTTCTAGTACTTATATTAAGGGAGGTTTGGGGTCAATGCCAGCGGCGATTATTCAAAATGCAACACTTGCACACCAAAAACAAGTAATTTGCGAAGTAAAAGACCTTTCGGAAGCAGCAACAAGAGAAGGATTAGCCTACCCTGCAATTATAATAATAGGTAATGTGGTAAAAGCTAGAGAGGTAATTTACGAAGCACAGAACCGTTTATTGGCAGTTTAA
- a CDS encoding sugar phosphate isomerase/epimerase family protein — MKFLRLSLLSFFCLLSVTNTIFAQKQTPTLGIASSLSQDSLVYAAGFKVVTESVKKMLSPALSDEEFKENLKKIKAAKCKVLTCNVFFPADIKIAGPNVDEAKVLAYAEGVLSRAKKAGVKYIVLGSSGARSIPTDYDVNKAKSDFVKLCKKLGEIAGKHQVLVVLENLQSSETNFLNTLKSAAEIVRGVNHPNFKLNADIFHMMREGELPKEIIAAGDVIAFVEVAEKETRSLPGVKGDDFKPYLTALKQINYKGYLFIEGSVKNASVEIPAAFKYLSAQINEVYLGK, encoded by the coding sequence ATGAAATTTCTACGTTTAAGTTTGCTATCGTTTTTTTGCCTGCTATCAGTTACTAATACTATTTTTGCTCAAAAACAAACCCCAACTTTGGGTATTGCAAGTAGTTTAAGTCAGGATAGTTTGGTTTATGCTGCCGGTTTTAAAGTGGTTACCGAGTCGGTTAAAAAAATGCTTTCCCCTGCATTAAGTGATGAAGAGTTTAAAGAAAACCTAAAAAAAATAAAGGCGGCAAAATGTAAAGTATTAACCTGTAATGTGTTTTTTCCTGCGGATATTAAGATAGCCGGACCAAATGTAGATGAGGCTAAAGTTTTAGCTTATGCAGAAGGAGTGCTTTCAAGAGCCAAAAAAGCAGGGGTAAAATATATTGTGCTGGGAAGTTCTGGTGCTAGAAGTATTCCTACTGATTATGATGTTAATAAAGCGAAATCTGATTTTGTTAAACTATGTAAAAAACTGGGCGAAATAGCGGGAAAACACCAAGTGCTAGTTGTGCTAGAGAATTTACAGTCATCAGAAACCAATTTTTTGAATACGTTAAAATCTGCAGCAGAAATTGTGAGGGGAGTAAATCATCCAAATTTCAAGTTGAATGCCGATATATTTCACATGATGCGTGAAGGGGAATTACCTAAAGAAATTATTGCGGCTGGAGATGTAATTGCCTTTGTTGAAGTTGCCGAAAAAGAAACTCGTTCGTTACCTGGCGTAAAGGGAGATGATTTTAAGCCGTACTTAACTGCGTTAAAACAAATTAATTATAAAGGTTATCTGTTTATTGAAGGAAGTGTTAAAAACGCTTCGGTAGAAATTCCTGCCGCATTTAAATATCTATCTGCTCAAATAAATGAGGTGTATCTAGGTAAGTAA
- a CDS encoding DUF4136 domain-containing protein produces the protein MRKQIFLILALAVGLSACSNYNYYAVSNKKLSANYKSFAWLPESKSKASKLYNNQIATDRIVEATSNALTNKGYQLDNKNPDILIKYTAGVTTKTREYNEPVYYNPPARIVPRLGYARGSAFYYYSYVNPYPVYVGSEMRTINVKEGSVMIDLIDRKSGKVIWRGWAEGEINNPEKAINDIPKVVDNIFKKLSS, from the coding sequence ATGAGAAAACAAATTTTCTTAATACTGGCGTTGGCAGTTGGACTGTCGGCCTGTAGCAATTACAACTATTATGCAGTTAGCAACAAAAAACTTTCTGCAAATTACAAAAGCTTTGCTTGGTTACCAGAAAGCAAGTCGAAAGCGTCTAAATTATATAATAACCAAATCGCAACAGATAGAATTGTTGAAGCAACAAGTAATGCGTTGACTAATAAAGGTTATCAGTTAGATAATAAAAATCCTGATATACTGATTAAGTACACAGCAGGTGTAACTACAAAAACTAGAGAATATAATGAACCTGTTTATTATAACCCGCCTGCACGAATTGTACCGAGATTGGGTTACGCAAGAGGCAGTGCATTTTACTACTATTCTTATGTTAATCCCTACCCTGTATATGTAGGCTCTGAAATGAGAACGATCAACGTGAAAGAAGGAAGCGTGATGATCGACTTGATTGACAGAAAATCAGGAAAAGTGATTTGGAGAGGTTGGGCTGAAGGAGAAATTAACAATCCTGAAAAAGCCATCAATGATATTCCGAAAGTGGTGGATAATATCTTCAAAAAACTTTCATCCTAA
- a CDS encoding Dabb family protein, producing MKKNNLVDQEITHYVLFWLKKELAEQEITEFTGFFELLKTIPVLKSLKYGRAANTNQRDVVDNSFTYNLICTFKDHTDCSIYETHPIHLDAIDQYNHFWEKVVVHDSCVE from the coding sequence ATGAAAAAAAATAATTTAGTTGATCAAGAAATAACTCATTATGTGTTGTTTTGGCTTAAGAAAGAGTTAGCAGAGCAGGAAATTACTGAATTCACGGGCTTTTTTGAATTGCTGAAAACGATACCAGTTCTTAAATCCTTAAAGTATGGCAGGGCAGCGAATACTAATCAAAGAGATGTAGTAGATAATTCCTTTACCTATAATCTAATCTGCACCTTTAAAGATCATACAGATTGTTCAATTTATGAAACTCATCCTATACATTTAGATGCGATTGATCAGTACAATCACTTTTGGGAAAAAGTAGTAGTGCATGATTCTTGTGTCGAATAA
- a CDS encoding alpha-L-fucosidase: MKNIKISTITLLILALLSTVAKTQEKSVTAKMPLNELQQQFVDLGFGMFIHYNIPTYMEDDWADPDASPAIFNPKQLNTDQWAMAAKSANMSYGCLTTKHHSGFAIWDTKTTTYNVMNSPLKRDVVKEYVTSFRKQGLKVMLYYSILDTHHKLRPGHINASHIKMVKEQLTELLTNYGEISALVIDGWDAPWSRISYDDVPFEEIYKLIKSIQPNCLVMDLNAAKYPAEALFYTDIKSYEQGAGQHISKETNKLPALACLPLQANWFWKSSFPTTAVKSPAVMINENALPYNQVYCNFILNVAPNRDGLIDENALTALKEMGKLYKPGLALPKFPRADAPIISHNLAKGRPCNSSWSNDMDIMDFAVDDDFGTSWHANPKVDSAWFEVELGKKVPLNMVVLSRRKAVQSSYVLEYFSNNKWYPLLGGLHQVSSSRINIHRFARVFAEKVRVKFDKTASAPSIAELGIFNEGI; encoded by the coding sequence ATGAAAAACATTAAAATTTCCACAATTACACTTCTAATTCTTGCACTCCTCTCAACAGTTGCTAAAACTCAAGAAAAGAGTGTTACAGCCAAAATGCCATTAAATGAGCTTCAGCAGCAGTTTGTAGATCTTGGATTTGGTATGTTTATCCATTACAACATCCCTACTTATATGGAAGATGATTGGGCAGATCCAGATGCTTCTCCAGCTATTTTCAATCCAAAACAATTGAATACAGATCAATGGGCTATGGCTGCCAAATCTGCTAACATGAGTTACGGATGTTTAACAACCAAACACCATAGTGGTTTTGCAATTTGGGATACTAAAACCACAACATATAATGTGATGAATAGTCCGCTGAAACGCGATGTGGTTAAGGAATACGTCACCTCTTTTCGTAAACAAGGACTGAAAGTAATGCTTTATTATTCCATATTGGATACACATCATAAATTAAGGCCTGGACATATTAATGCTAGCCATATAAAAATGGTTAAAGAACAGCTTACCGAATTGTTAACCAATTATGGAGAAATTTCTGCATTGGTAATAGATGGATGGGATGCACCTTGGTCGAGGATTTCTTATGACGATGTGCCTTTCGAGGAAATCTATAAGTTAATCAAATCAATTCAACCTAATTGTTTGGTAATGGATTTAAATGCTGCAAAATATCCAGCAGAAGCTTTGTTTTACACAGATATCAAATCTTATGAGCAAGGTGCTGGTCAACATATCTCTAAAGAAACTAACAAGTTGCCCGCACTTGCTTGTTTGCCACTGCAAGCCAATTGGTTTTGGAAATCTTCTTTTCCTACAACTGCTGTAAAATCTCCTGCAGTAATGATCAATGAAAATGCATTACCTTATAATCAGGTCTATTGTAACTTTATTCTAAATGTTGCACCAAATCGCGATGGATTAATCGATGAGAATGCGTTAACTGCATTGAAGGAAATGGGTAAATTGTACAAACCAGGATTGGCCCTTCCAAAGTTCCCTAGGGCAGATGCACCAATTATTTCTCATAACCTAGCAAAGGGTCGTCCATGTAATTCTAGTTGGAGCAATGATATGGATATCATGGATTTTGCCGTGGATGATGATTTTGGTACCAGCTGGCATGCTAACCCTAAGGTTGATTCTGCTTGGTTCGAAGTAGAACTGGGTAAAAAAGTGCCTTTGAATATGGTTGTATTGTCAAGGAGAAAAGCAGTACAATCATCTTACGTTTTAGAATATTTCAGTAACAATAAATGGTATCCATTATTGGGTGGCCTACATCAGGTTTCTAGTTCGAGAATAAATATACATCGGTTTGCTCGTGTTTTTGCAGAAAAAGTGAGGGTTAAATTTGATAAAACTGCTTCTGCGCCATCAATAGCCGAACTTGGAATTTTTAACGAGGGGATTTAA
- a CDS encoding TlpA disulfide reductase family protein, producing the protein MKKTLLLLALALPIFATAQTKDQAKNFSITGKIGTLNQPATVYIDYMDAGVSRQDSIPVVNGNFTITGHVDGITYSRMAIGRTGKGKGYSIYVEKDVIYFYFSKDKVVMDSPDSLINATITGSKINDEYIAYNKVIGGTIMDLTKTVNDEFNSLSADEKRDSVIVADVNARFLKSMADRNTKMLKFAKDFPNSYFAVVALSEGAGSKVNVAVVKPIYDALNPALKATDTGKEIAQRIAASSSTKAGQAAPMFTQNDPSGKPISLADLKGKTVLVEFWASWCGPCRSENPNLVKQYNLYKDKGFTILSVSLDGEKDKWLEAIKSDGLTWLHVSDLKGWNNEVGRLYGVRAVPASFLVDATGKIIANDLRGESLNKKLEELMK; encoded by the coding sequence ATGAAAAAGACACTATTGTTGCTAGCGCTTGCGTTGCCAATTTTTGCTACAGCACAAACTAAGGACCAAGCCAAAAATTTTAGTATTACTGGTAAAATTGGTACACTAAACCAACCTGCAACGGTTTACATAGATTATATGGATGCAGGTGTAAGCCGACAAGATTCGATACCTGTTGTAAATGGAAATTTTACCATTACTGGTCACGTTGATGGAATTACCTATTCTAGAATGGCAATTGGCAGAACTGGAAAAGGAAAAGGTTATTCTATCTATGTAGAAAAGGATGTAATATATTTTTATTTCTCTAAGGATAAAGTTGTGATGGATTCTCCTGATTCATTAATCAATGCCACTATTACTGGTTCCAAAATAAATGACGAATACATTGCTTACAATAAAGTAATTGGTGGAACCATCATGGATTTAACGAAAACCGTAAATGATGAGTTTAACAGCTTAAGCGCCGATGAGAAAAGGGATTCTGTTATTGTGGCTGATGTAAATGCTCGTTTTTTGAAAAGTATGGCCGATAGGAACACCAAAATGCTAAAGTTCGCAAAAGATTTCCCTAACTCTTATTTTGCTGTTGTGGCATTATCTGAAGGTGCAGGAAGCAAGGTGAACGTAGCAGTAGTAAAACCAATTTACGATGCATTAAACCCAGCTTTAAAAGCAACAGATACTGGAAAAGAAATTGCTCAAAGAATTGCTGCATCTAGTTCAACCAAAGCTGGGCAAGCCGCTCCTATGTTTACTCAAAATGATCCTTCAGGGAAACCAATTTCTTTAGCCGATTTAAAAGGAAAAACCGTGTTGGTAGAGTTTTGGGCCAGTTGGTGCGGTCCTTGTCGTTCAGAAAATCCCAACTTGGTAAAACAATACAATCTTTATAAGGATAAAGGATTTACCATTCTTTCGGTATCACTTGATGGCGAGAAAGACAAGTGGTTAGAAGCTATTAAAAGTGATGGTTTAACTTGGTTACATGTATCTGATTTAAAAGGATGGAACAATGAAGTTGGAAGATTGTATGGCGTAAGGGCTGTACCAGCAAGTTTTTTAGTAGATGCTACAGGGAAAATTATTGCTAATGATTTAAGAGGCGAAAGCTTGAATAAAAAGTTGGAAGAGTTAATGAAATAA
- a CDS encoding PKD-like family lipoprotein, whose product MKQIFIFIIAILMFGACKKDLGNYDYHPPSEPTIYNLKDTIINAVVGDTLTINPKVTFPDADPIKDLSFNWEIEIAEELRSITLSGYPLKMLYNLGTGERRAKLHVTDKRNGLKYTIPFKIKGTTQFTAGTIVLTVDNGVTKLAFIRPDKSVINNLYEGLNGKVLPTNPVQLYHAKPLPYQPNNKEEIWVLCNDPAKESTILDGATLLYRNPFSTQFFKAPQTINIGRIEGIEEMGIVAHGTVNDKLYRGTLSTAPFVPDYGKFANSADGDYLLSPYYAMIIGKNNQGQTSSFYFGFNTKDNSFVSFDAGGVYRGSDYIVDNSISQPNSFNPRSAGQGQLIYMKPSSGTSYAFIKDESGIVQELSFRIAMENYATRTLSPIYKRVFKGNSLVNADTKWQRSAVNVFYFSANDKIYKYNPVNEDLILLEGTYSGKKVTMLKLSADGTRLTAGYEGAILTLDVSVGKNGNILQTQTGIQGAVIDQVIKN is encoded by the coding sequence ATGAAACAAATATTTATATTTATCATAGCCATATTAATGTTCGGTGCCTGTAAAAAGGATTTAGGCAATTATGATTATCATCCGCCATCTGAACCCACAATTTACAACTTAAAAGATACCATTATCAACGCAGTTGTTGGTGATACGCTAACTATTAATCCAAAGGTAACTTTCCCTGATGCTGATCCAATTAAAGACTTGAGTTTTAATTGGGAAATCGAAATCGCAGAAGAATTACGTTCAATTACCTTAAGTGGATATCCTTTAAAAATGCTATACAACTTGGGTACTGGCGAGAGACGTGCGAAATTGCATGTTACCGACAAGAGAAATGGTTTAAAGTATACCATACCCTTCAAAATCAAGGGTACAACACAATTTACGGCTGGTACAATTGTATTGACTGTTGATAATGGCGTAACCAAGCTTGCTTTTATTAGACCAGATAAGAGTGTGATTAACAACCTTTACGAAGGATTAAATGGAAAAGTTTTACCTACTAATCCAGTGCAACTGTACCATGCAAAACCACTTCCTTACCAACCCAATAATAAAGAAGAAATATGGGTGTTGTGTAACGATCCTGCAAAGGAAAGCACCATTTTAGACGGAGCCACCTTGTTGTACCGAAATCCTTTTTCAACGCAGTTTTTTAAAGCGCCACAGACAATAAACATTGGGCGAATAGAAGGCATTGAAGAAATGGGGATTGTTGCCCACGGAACTGTTAACGACAAGCTTTATCGTGGTACGCTATCTACCGCTCCATTTGTACCTGATTATGGCAAGTTTGCAAATTCGGCAGATGGAGATTATCTCTTGTCACCATATTATGCCATGATCATCGGGAAAAACAACCAAGGACAAACCTCAAGCTTTTATTTTGGGTTTAACACTAAGGATAATTCTTTTGTTTCTTTTGACGCTGGAGGAGTTTATCGAGGTAGCGACTACATAGTAGACAATTCCATCAGTCAGCCTAACTCCTTTAATCCGAGAAGTGCAGGACAAGGACAATTGATTTACATGAAGCCATCTTCGGGTACATCTTATGCCTTTATAAAAGATGAGAGTGGAATTGTTCAAGAACTAAGTTTCCGCATTGCGATGGAAAATTATGCTACACGAACGTTAAGCCCTATTTATAAGAGAGTTTTTAAAGGCAATTCGTTGGTAAATGCAGACACCAAATGGCAACGTTCTGCTGTTAATGTTTTCTATTTTTCTGCTAACGATAAAATTTATAAGTACAACCCTGTTAACGAAGATCTGATATTGCTCGAAGGGACCTATAGTGGTAAAAAAGTGACTATGCTTAAACTTAGTGCAGATGGCACAAGACTAACGGCTGGTTATGAAGGCGCAATTTTAACCCTTGATGTAAGTGTAGGTAAAAATGGAAACATTTTACAAACTCAAACGGGTATTCAAGGTGCTGTAATTGATCAAGTAATTAAAAACTAA